In a genomic window of Vidua macroura isolate BioBank_ID:100142 chromosome 33, ASM2450914v1, whole genome shotgun sequence:
- the LOC128820982 gene encoding LOW QUALITY PROTEIN: structural maintenance of chromosomes protein 1A-like (The sequence of the model RefSeq protein was modified relative to this genomic sequence to represent the inferred CDS: deleted 2 bases in 2 codons) has product MGFLKLIEIENFKSYKGRQIIGPFRRFTAIIGPNGSGKSNLMDAISFVLGEKTSNLRVKTLRDLIHGAPVGKPAASRAFVSMVYSEEGAEDRTFARVIVGSSSEYKINNRVVQLSEYSEELEKLGILIKARNFLVFQGAVESIAMKNPKERTALFEEISRSGELAPEYDKRKKEMVKAEEDTQFNYHRKKNIAAERKEAKQEKEEADRYQRLKDEVVRAQVQLQLFKLFHNEAEIEKLNKELGLKNREIDKDKKRMDRVEDELKDRKKELGKMMREQQQIEKEIKEKDAELNQKRPQYIKAKENTAHKIKKLEAARKSLQNAQKQYKKRKGDMDELEKEMLSVEKSRQEFEERMRRRSQSQGRDLTLEENQVKKYHRLKEEASKRAATLAQELEKFNRDQKADQDRLDLEERKKVETEAKIKQKLREIEENQKRIEKLEEYIATSKQSLEEQKRLEGVGSAPQIPFFTVGSRQLQDSPTRCDGAGPPR; this is encoded by the exons ATGGGCTTCCTGAAGCTCATCGAGATCGAGAACTTCAAGTCGTACAAGGGCCGCCAGATCATCGGGCCCTTCCGCCGCTTCACCGCCATCATCGGCCCCAATGGCTCCG GCAAATCCAACCTGATGGACGCCATCAGCTTCGTGCTGGGCGAGAAGACGAGCAACCTGCGCGTGAAGACGCTGCGGGACCTGATCCACGGCGCGCCCGTGGGCAAGCCGGCC GCCAGCCGCGCCTTCGTCAGCATGGTGTACTCGGAGGAGGGCGCCGAGGACCGCACCTTCGCCCGCGTCATCGTCG GCAGCTCCTCCGAGTACAAGATCAACAacagggtggtg cagctgaGCGAGTACAGCgaggagctggagaagctgggGATCCTCATCAAGGCCAGGAACTTCCTCGTCTTCCAG GGAGCAGTGGAGTCCATCGCCATGAAGAACCCCAAGGAGCGCACGGCGCTCTTTGAGGAGATCAGCCGCTCGGGCGAGCTGGCCCCCGAGTACGACAAGCGCAAGAAGGAGATGGTGAAGGCCGAGGAGGACACGCAGTTCAACTACCACCGCAAGAAGAACATCGCCGCCGAGCGCAAGGAGGCcaagcaggagaaggaggag GCTGACCGGTACCAGCGGCTCAAGGACGAGGTGGTTCGAGCCcaggtgcagctgcagctcttcaaACTCTTCCACAACGAGGCCGAGATCGAGAAGCTCAACAAGGAGCTGGGCCTGAAGAACCGCGAGATCGACAAGGACAAGAAGAGGATGGACAGGGTGGAGGACGAGCTCAAGGACCGCAAGAAGGAGCTGGGCAAGATgatgagggagcagcagcagatcgAGAAGGAGATCAA GGAGAAGGACGCGGAGCTGAACCAGAAGCGGCCGCAGTACATCAAGGCCAAGGAGAACACGGCGCACAAGATCAAGAAGCTGGAGGCGGCGCGCAAGTCGCTGCAGAACGCCCAGAAGCAGTACAAGAAACGCAAGGGCGACATGGAcgagctggagaaggagatgCTCTCCGTGGAGAAATCCCGGCAGGAGTTCGAGGAGCGCATGAGGAGGAGA AGCCAGAGCCAGGGACGGGACCTGACCCTGGAGGAGAACCAG GTGAAGAAGTACCACCGGCTGAAGGAGGAGGCCAGCAAGCGCGCGGCCACGCTGGCCCAGGAGCTCGAGAAGTTCAACCGCGACCAAAAAGCCGACCAGGACCGGCTGGacctggaggagaggaagaaggtgGAGACCGAG gccaAGATCAAGCAGAAGCTGCGGGAGATCGAGGAGAACCAGAAACGCATCGAGAAGCTCGAGGAGTACATCGCCACCAGCAA GCAGTCCCTGGAGGAGCAGAAGCGCCTCGAGGGCGTGGGCtcagccccccaaatcccctttttcacc GTCGGATCGCGACAGCTCCAGGACA GTCCGACACGCTGCGATGGGGCCGGCCCGCCGCGCTAG